Below is a genomic region from Prolixibacteraceae bacterium.
ACTAGACTTGTAAAGATAAGAGAAGCAAAATCGGTTGTGGAAGATCGTGCCAAGGAACGTTATTCAAAAGAGAAGAAGACGTATGATGCTAAAATACAGAAGCGCAACGATCATATAGATAAGACGGGAAAGAATCCAAGAGGCAGAGAGCCCAAAGCACCTAACCCATCCCCTAATGAATCTGATCAATACAATTTCACTGATCCAGAATCACGAATAATGAAGACCAAAGATGGTTTCAATCAATGTTTTAATGGTCAAGCTGCTGTAAATGATGACATGATAATCTTAGGTGCTTATAGTAATGCCCATGCAAATGACAAACGAGAGTTCATACCAACCATAAATACAATACCTACTGAGTTAGGAGAGATATCCATTGCTGTTGCTGACACAGGCTACTTTAGTGAAGACAATATTACAGAATGTCAAGACAAAGAAATAATCCCACTGATTTCTACTGCTCGTCAAAAGCATAATAGTTATTTAGACAAAAAGCTCAATGAGAATAGTTCATCTAATGATAATCAGGAACAGGAACAGGAACAGGAACAAACACCTATCGACAAGATGAATCAACTCTTAAATTCTCCCAAATACAATGAAATATACCGTAAAAGGAAACAGACTGTAGAACCCGTTTTCGGCATAATAAAAAAGGTTCTTGGTTTTAGACAATTTTCATTAAGAGGAGAAACAGAAACAGACTGCGAATGGTCATTGGTGTGTCTTGGATATAACTTAAAGAGGTTATTTAAGATGAAAATAGCCTAATATGACTACATATGGCGTTTAAATATACTTCATTAGAACTAAATTTAGGAGCATTATAAGCTTCTTAGACCGAATAACTGCCAAATATCAGAACTTAAATCAGGTTATAGATCAGAATCGGAAATCACTCGATATCCCATTGCTTAAGTCCGACAGACTCCTAGTAACGAAGAATATAGCTTGTATGATAAGCAATAAAAATATTTTATTCATGGTGAGATTCTTTTTTGATTAGATAAAGAAGGTATGATATCTCATATCTAGCATCCTTTTTTGTATCATGGAATTCATCTTTAATGAACTGGATGAATGATTCTGTCTCTTTATTGTGTGACTCTTTCCCTAAATTCTTTACAACTCCTTTAAACTTGCTTCGCATCATTTTATATTGCTCTTTGCTAAGGAATGAACAGCAATCTTTCATTTGACAAACGATATTGTATAGTGTAAATAACTGCTTTGCAAGTTGGTTGTTCTTTTCTCGTGATTCTGGGATTTGTGAAATACTTTTTGTTCTAGCTATCGTTTTAAAGAGCTGTTCAATATCACTGAACTTTCTTTTTGTAAACCGTATCATATCGTAACGAGATGCACGTAAAACACTTTTCTTTATTCCTTTAGTGGATTCTGGAAAGACAGTATTGAGTACTAGTACTACAGTAAACATGGATAGTATTACGGTGACACATGTGTTCAGGAAATTGTCGAGATTGTAATCCATTTTATTTGTAAATGGAACTAATATAATAAGATTAATAGCGACCTCTGTTGCAAAGATATTGTACTTTTTCTTCCCTTTTAACCATATCCAAGTGATCCAGAATGGTAGTTGAACGACAATGTATATTAAAAAGGTGTTTATTAGAGGAAATACAATAAACATATAGAAATAGCTAATAAGTATTCCTGTGATCACAGCAGGTAATAAGACTAATATTAGTCTTTTGGGATCTGGATACCTCGCATTCATTAATGTTGAGATTACTGCTACAACAATATATGTGCTTCCATCTGGGATCTTAAAATAATAGAAAATAAGAGCTGTGATCGTCATTGTAACTAATGGACGTAATGCACGCTTTAATGCCAGTGAATGCACTGTATGATAAAAACGTTTTATCCACCTTTTCTTGAGACTAAGAATCTTTGAACTGAGTGAATTTGATGCAATATGAAGTAGCTCTATATAGGTATCTACCACATTAATGATATCGTTTTGGACTGTCTTCGGAAGTCTCTTTTCGAAACTATCATGAAGGATCTCTGTTCTAAAAAGTTTCGCAATCTTTAGTTTCTCATTGAGAGATGTTTTGCCATAGA
It encodes:
- a CDS encoding IS1182 family transposase, whose amino-acid sequence is MRCFKSADRTQGLLMPPSINDWLPENHQARFIVDIVEELDLRSVYRQYRGSGTMAYDPRLILSLILYGYSTGVFSSRKIEAATYDSVAFRFISGNHHPDHDTIANFRKRFLPEIKGWFKQVLLIGKELGLLNLGNIYIDGTKVQANASKHKAMSYEYMKRLEEKLETEIDSLLELANQTDNKETDTDLDIPKEIRRRETRLVKIREAKSVVEDRAKERYSKEKKTYDAKIQKRNDHIDKTGKNPRGREPKAPNPSPNESDQYNFTDPESRIMKTKDGFNQCFNGQAAVNDDMIILGAYSNAHANDKREFIPTINTIPTELGEISIAVADTGYFSEDNITECQDKEIIPLISTARQKHNSYLDKKLNENSSSNDNQEQEQEQEQTPIDKMNQLLNSPKYNEIYRKRKQTVEPVFGIIKKVLGFRQFSLRGETETDCEWSLVCLGYNLKRLFKMKIA
- a CDS encoding FUSC family protein codes for the protein MTNNFLSRDHEAYKFTSRLMMILPALILLEWICMRLDIGSANSGIATIIVLTQASSGALHQKMRLRLLGTVMGGLGFLIIYPNFAQVMELALFGFGLWIFVTTLLGELDHGDNYYAYQVANLTIMILAWHTLERPLSSSIIYETINRILQISLAIILLYVFGNLFFPNPIHHMMKNEYTKWINSIEKQLIGKQKAKDLDLFFTELTTKIQGYEIEIKANHFLNFDAINENRYFIYHLGKLQCYLLKLSYSLSYHGISQNEFQNDYAKTLTGIYGKTSLNEKLKIAKLFRTEILHDSFEKRLPKTVQNDIINVVDTYIELLHIASNSLSSKILSLKKRWIKRFYHTVHSLALKRALRPLVTMTITALIFYYFKIPDGSTYIVVAVISTLMNARYPDPKRLILVLLPAVITGILISYFYMFIVFPLINTFLIYIVVQLPFWITWIWLKGKKKYNIFATEVAINLIILVPFTNKMDYNLDNFLNTCVTVILSMFTVVLVLNTVFPESTKGIKKSVLRASRYDMIRFTKRKFSDIEQLFKTIARTKSISQIPESREKNNQLAKQLFTLYNIVCQMKDCCSFLSKEQYKMMRSKFKGVVKNLGKESHNKETESFIQFIKDEFHDTKKDARYEISYLLYLIKKESHHE